A part of Brassica rapa cultivar Chiifu-401-42 chromosome A05, CAAS_Brap_v3.01, whole genome shotgun sequence genomic DNA contains:
- the JMJ30 gene encoding lysine-specific demethylase JMJ30 isoform X3, whose amino-acid sequence MSGAPTAASSGNHSLHLPTPTLDAESQSLLQSISAQGGYAYARMAALAVAGDQSAAEAARDMAWEQLHSGPWHSVLPVWRDAYSMACLHVAKFHFAAGEFGEALGALDMGLIMGGTLLRKDLHDSVLLVSSEARKKAKSLGDFKGEKLVPEVPVDVNEVLKILPLRSLTSGRVDKRSDLSMEGFLRDYFQTGTPVVITNCMAHWPARTKWNHLDYLTSVAGNRTVPVEVGKNYLCSDWKQELVTFSKFLERMRTNRSTSVEPTYLAQHPLFDQINELRDDICIPDYCFVGGGDLQSLNAWFGPAGTVTPLHHDPHHNILAQKA is encoded by the exons atGTCAGGAGCTCCCACCGCCGCTTCCTCCGGCAACCACAGCCTCCATCTCCCGACTCCAACCCTCGACGCGGAGTCGCAGTCCCTGCTGCAGTCGATCTCCGCTCAAGGCGGTTACGCCTATGCTCGCATGGCGGCGCTAGCAGTCGCCGGCGACCAAAGCGCGGCGGAGGCGGCGCGTGATATGGCCTGGGAGCAGCTTCACTCCGGTCCCTGGCACTCTGTTCTCCCCGTGTGGCGCGACGCTTACTCGATGGCGTGTCTCCACGTGGCCAAGTTCCATTTCGCCGCCGGCGAGTTTGGGGAAGCCCTCGGCGCGCTCGATATGGGTCTCATCATGGGAGGGACGCTTCTCCGCAAGGACCTCCACGACTCTGTGCTCTTGGTCTCCTCTGAAGCTCGTAAGAAGGCTAAGAGCCTCGGAGATTTCAAGGGTGAGAAACTTGTCCCTGAAGTTCCCGTCGACGTCAATGAG GTGCTAAAGATTCTACCTTTGAGGTCATTGACTAGTGGAAGAGTAGACAAGAGGTCTGACTTATCTATGGAGGGGTTTCTGCGTGATTATTTTCAGACAGGTACACCTGTTGTTATAACCAATTGTATGGCTCATTGGCCTGCTAGGACCAAGTGGAACCACTTGGACTATCTCACTTCTGTTGCTGGTAACCGTACCGTTCCCGTCGAG GTGGGGAAAAACTATTTGTGTTCAGATTGGAAGCAAGAGCTTGTGACGTTTTCCAAGTTCCTTGAACGGATGAGGACCAATAGATCCACCTCCGTGGAGCCTACTTATCTTGCTCAGCATCCGTTGTTTGATCAG ATAAATGAACTGAGAGATGATATATGTATTCCTGATTACTGTTTTGTCGGTGGAGGGGATCTCCAATCTCTTAATGCGTGGTTTGGTCCGGCTGGGACAGTTACTCCCTTACACCATGATCCACATCATAATATACTTGCTCAG AAAGCCTGA
- the JMJ30 gene encoding lysine-specific demethylase JMJ30 isoform X2, with protein sequence MSGAPTAASSGNHSLHLPTPTLDAESQSLLQSISAQGGYAYARMAALAVAGDQSAAEAARDMAWEQLHSGPWHSVLPVWRDAYSMACLHVAKFHFAAGEFGEALGALDMGLIMGGTLLRKDLHDSVLLVSSEARKKAKSLGDFKGEKLVPEVPVDVNEVLKILPLRSLTSGRVDKRSDLSMEGFLRDYFQTGTPVVITNCMAHWPARTKWNHLDYLTSVAGNRTVPVEVGKNYLCSDWKQELVTFSKFLERMRTNRSTSVEPTYLAQHPLFDQINELRDDICIPDYCFVGGGDLQSLNAWFGPAGTVTPLHHDPHHNILAQPDHLAGLKPDV encoded by the exons atGTCAGGAGCTCCCACCGCCGCTTCCTCCGGCAACCACAGCCTCCATCTCCCGACTCCAACCCTCGACGCGGAGTCGCAGTCCCTGCTGCAGTCGATCTCCGCTCAAGGCGGTTACGCCTATGCTCGCATGGCGGCGCTAGCAGTCGCCGGCGACCAAAGCGCGGCGGAGGCGGCGCGTGATATGGCCTGGGAGCAGCTTCACTCCGGTCCCTGGCACTCTGTTCTCCCCGTGTGGCGCGACGCTTACTCGATGGCGTGTCTCCACGTGGCCAAGTTCCATTTCGCCGCCGGCGAGTTTGGGGAAGCCCTCGGCGCGCTCGATATGGGTCTCATCATGGGAGGGACGCTTCTCCGCAAGGACCTCCACGACTCTGTGCTCTTGGTCTCCTCTGAAGCTCGTAAGAAGGCTAAGAGCCTCGGAGATTTCAAGGGTGAGAAACTTGTCCCTGAAGTTCCCGTCGACGTCAATGAG GTGCTAAAGATTCTACCTTTGAGGTCATTGACTAGTGGAAGAGTAGACAAGAGGTCTGACTTATCTATGGAGGGGTTTCTGCGTGATTATTTTCAGACAGGTACACCTGTTGTTATAACCAATTGTATGGCTCATTGGCCTGCTAGGACCAAGTGGAACCACTTGGACTATCTCACTTCTGTTGCTGGTAACCGTACCGTTCCCGTCGAG GTGGGGAAAAACTATTTGTGTTCAGATTGGAAGCAAGAGCTTGTGACGTTTTCCAAGTTCCTTGAACGGATGAGGACCAATAGATCCACCTCCGTGGAGCCTACTTATCTTGCTCAGCATCCGTTGTTTGATCAG ATAAATGAACTGAGAGATGATATATGTATTCCTGATTACTGTTTTGTCGGTGGAGGGGATCTCCAATCTCTTAATGCGTGGTTTGGTCCGGCTGGGACAGTTACTCCCTTACACCATGATCCACATCATAATATACTTGCTCAG CCTGATCATCTCGCTGGATTGAAGCCTGATGTCTGA
- the LOC103869269 gene encoding serine/threonine-protein kinase UCNL — MESSPSSPPSSPGILNLDSIRALKILGQGATGTVFLAHDVVSVSPSSSSFAVKLVHKSSASSLRRARWEIEVLRRLSVETNQNPFLPRLLASFESPEFFVWAVPYCSGGDLNVLLRRQNDGVFSSSVIRFYVAEIVCALEHLHSMGIAYRDLKPENILIQQSGHVTLTDFDLSRSLMKPTRPEFFQPDPELCTDPIKSRSFSRWVSPAKSESKKTRSARVNPITRRKTSFSSGDRSNSFVGTDEYVSPEVIRGDGHDFAVDWWALGVLTFEMMYGETPFKGKSKKETFRNVLVKEPEFAGKPNDLTDLIRRLLVKDSSRRLGSRRGAAEIKEHPFFAGVRWHLLTEVLRPPFIPLRDDGELTVGGFDIREHLEKLRMTVSSALPSPLQSPSHVCRNSDSFIDF, encoded by the coding sequence ATGGAGTCATCGCCGTCGTCCCCACCTTCATCGCCTGGGATTCTCAACCTCGACTCTATCAGAGCTCTTAAAATCCTCGGACAAGGCGCCACCGGAACTGTCTTCCTCGCACATGACGTTGTTTCTGTctccccttcttcttcttccttcgcCGTCAAGCTTGTCCACAAATCGTCAGCCTCCTCTCTCCGCCGTGCACGGTGGGAAATCGAGGTCCTCCGTCGTCTCTCCGTTGAAACGAACCAAAACCCGTTTCTCCCTCGTCTCTTAGCTTCCTTCGAGTCACCGGAATTTTTCGTATGGGCTGTCCCGTATTGCTCCGGCGGCGATCTCAACGTCCTTCTTCGCCGTCAAAACGACGGCGTTTTTAGCTCCTCTGTTATTAGATTCTACGTGGCTGAGATCGTCTGTGCGCTTGAGCATCTTCATTCCATGGGGATCGCTTACAGAGACTTGAAACCAGAGAACATATTGATTCAGCAATCCGGTCACGTTACACTCACCGACTTCGACCTTTCTCGGAGCCTCATGAAGCCCACCCGACCCGAATTCTTTCAACCCGACCCGGAATTGTGCACCGATCCTATAAAAAGTCGGAGCTTTTCTCGCTGGGTCTCGCCGGCGAAGTCAGAAAGCAAGAAAACGAGATCCGCTCGGGTCAACCCGATTACTCGCCGGAAAACTAGTTTTTCCTCCGGCGATCGTTCAAATTCCTTCGTCGGAACTGATGAGTACGTCTCGCCGGAGGTAATTCGCGGCGACGGTCACGACTTCGCCGTCGATTGGTGGGCTCTCGGTGTTCTGACGTTCGAGATGATGTACGGAGAGACGCCGTTCAAAGGGAAGAGCAAGAAGGAGACTTTTCGAAATGTGCTGGTTAAAGAACCTGAGTTCGCCGGAAAACCAAATGATCTCACGGATCTTATCCGGCGGCTGCTTGTGAAAGACTCGAGTAGGCGGTTAGGCAGCCGCCGTGGCGCAGCGGAGATAAAGGAGCATCCTTTTTTCGCGGGTGTGAGGTGGCATTTGTTAACGGAAGTGTTACGACCTCCGTTTATTCCGTTAAGAGATGACGGTGAATTAACGGTTGGTGGGTTTGATATAAGGGAACATTTGGAGAAACTGAGGATGACGGTGTCATCAGCTCTTCCGTCACCGTTACAATCTCCTTCGCACGTGTGTCGTAACAGCGATTCGTTCATTGATTTCTGA
- the JMJ30 gene encoding lysine-specific demethylase JMJ30 isoform X1 — MSGAPTAASSGNHSLHLPTPTLDAESQSLLQSISAQGGYAYARMAALAVAGDQSAAEAARDMAWEQLHSGPWHSVLPVWRDAYSMACLHVAKFHFAAGEFGEALGALDMGLIMGGTLLRKDLHDSVLLVSSEARKKAKSLGDFKGEKLVPEVPVDVNEVLKILPLRSLTSGRVDKRSDLSMEGFLRDYFQTGTPVVITNCMAHWPARTKWNHLDYLTSVAGNRTVPVEVGKNYLCSDWKQELVTFSKFLERMRTNRSTSVEPTYLAQHPLFDQINELRDDICIPDYCFVGGGDLQSLNAWFGPAGTVTPLHHDPHHNILAQVVGKKYIRLYPSSLQDELYPYSETMLCNSSQVDLDNIDKNEFPKVVELEFMDCILEEGEMLYIPPKWWHYVRSLTMSFSVSFWWSNEAESSDS; from the exons atGTCAGGAGCTCCCACCGCCGCTTCCTCCGGCAACCACAGCCTCCATCTCCCGACTCCAACCCTCGACGCGGAGTCGCAGTCCCTGCTGCAGTCGATCTCCGCTCAAGGCGGTTACGCCTATGCTCGCATGGCGGCGCTAGCAGTCGCCGGCGACCAAAGCGCGGCGGAGGCGGCGCGTGATATGGCCTGGGAGCAGCTTCACTCCGGTCCCTGGCACTCTGTTCTCCCCGTGTGGCGCGACGCTTACTCGATGGCGTGTCTCCACGTGGCCAAGTTCCATTTCGCCGCCGGCGAGTTTGGGGAAGCCCTCGGCGCGCTCGATATGGGTCTCATCATGGGAGGGACGCTTCTCCGCAAGGACCTCCACGACTCTGTGCTCTTGGTCTCCTCTGAAGCTCGTAAGAAGGCTAAGAGCCTCGGAGATTTCAAGGGTGAGAAACTTGTCCCTGAAGTTCCCGTCGACGTCAATGAG GTGCTAAAGATTCTACCTTTGAGGTCATTGACTAGTGGAAGAGTAGACAAGAGGTCTGACTTATCTATGGAGGGGTTTCTGCGTGATTATTTTCAGACAGGTACACCTGTTGTTATAACCAATTGTATGGCTCATTGGCCTGCTAGGACCAAGTGGAACCACTTGGACTATCTCACTTCTGTTGCTGGTAACCGTACCGTTCCCGTCGAG GTGGGGAAAAACTATTTGTGTTCAGATTGGAAGCAAGAGCTTGTGACGTTTTCCAAGTTCCTTGAACGGATGAGGACCAATAGATCCACCTCCGTGGAGCCTACTTATCTTGCTCAGCATCCGTTGTTTGATCAG ATAAATGAACTGAGAGATGATATATGTATTCCTGATTACTGTTTTGTCGGTGGAGGGGATCTCCAATCTCTTAATGCGTGGTTTGGTCCGGCTGGGACAGTTACTCCCTTACACCATGATCCACATCATAATATACTTGCTCAG GTTGTTGGCAAGAAGTATATAAGGCTTTACCCATCCTCATTGCAAGACGAACTTTACCCTTATTCTGAGACAATGCTTTGCAACTCTAGCCAG GTTGATCTTGACAACATCGACAAGAACGAGTTTCCAAAGGTGGTGGAGCTAGAGTTTATGGATTGTATCCTAGAGGAAGGCGAAATGCTGTACATCCCTCCCAAATGGTGGCACTATGTCAGGTCTTTAACAATGAGTTTCTCGGTTAGCTTCTGGTGGAGCAATGAAGCAGAGTCCTCTGATTCTTAG
- the LOC103869270 gene encoding DNA damage-repair/toleration protein DRT100 produces the protein MKLNVFVSLLLLLVSTATCCPPSDRRALLAFRAALHEPYLGIFNSWTGQDCCHNWYGVSCDSLTHRVADINLRGESEDPIFERAHRTGYMTGHISPAICDLARLSAITIADWKGISGEIPTCITRLPFLRTLDLIGNQISGGIPNDIGRLHRLAVLNVADNRISGSIPKSLTNLSSLMHLDLRNNLISGVIPPDFGRLTMLSRALLSGNRITGRIPESLTRIYRLADVDLSGNQLYGPIPASLGRMAVLATLNLDGNKFSGEIPQTLMTSSVMNLNLSRNMLQGKIPEGFGPRSYFTVLDLSYNNLKGPIPRSISGASFIGHLDLSHNHLCGRIPVGSPFSHLEAASFMYNDCLCGKPLRACLKN, from the coding sequence ATGAAGCTCAACGTCTTCGTATCACTCCTCCTCCTTCTAGTCTCAACCGCAACATGCTGTCCGCCTTCAGACCGCCGTGCACTTCTAGCTTTCCGTGCAGCACTCCACGAGCCATACCTCGGCATTTTCAACTCATGGACCGGCCAAGACTGCTGCCACAACTGGTACGGCGTCAGCTGCGACTCGCTCACTCACCGAGTCGCCGACATCAACCTCCGCGGCGAGTCAGAAGACCCCATCTTCGAGCGAGCTCACCGAACCGGTTACATGACCGGACACATCTCTCCGGCGATATGCGACCTCGCTCGTCTCTCCGCCATCACCATCGCCGATTGGAAAGGTATCTCCGGCGAGATCCCCACGTGCATCACACGTCTTCCTTTCCTCCGTACGCTCGATCTCATCGGAAACCAAATCTCCGGCGGGATACCAAACGACATCGGAAGGCTACACCGGTTAGCTGTTTTAAACGTAGCGGATAACCGGATATCCGGTTCAATTCCAAAATCGTTAACCAACCTCTCTAGCTTAATGCACTTAGACCTCCGTAACAACCTCATCTCCGGCGTAATCCCGCCGGACTTCGGCCGGTTAACCATGCTCAGCCGCGCATTGCTAAGCGGTAACCGAATAACCGGTCGAATTCCTGAATCACTAACCCGGATTTACCGGTTAGCGGACGTTGATCTCTCAGGTAACCAATTATACGGCCCGATTCCAGCGTCCCTAGGCCGTATGGCGGTTCTCGCGACGCTTAACCTCGACGGAAACAAATTCTCCGGTGAGATACCACAAACTCTGATGACGTCATCGGTGATGAACTTGAATTTGAGCAGGAACATGTTGCAAGGGAAGATACCGGAAGGGTTCGGACCAAGGTCTTACTTCACTGTACTTGATTTGTCTTATAACAATCTCAAGGGACCAATCCCGAGATCAATTTCTGGTGCGTCGTTTATTGGCCATTTGGATCTTAGCCATAACCATCTCTGCGGGAGGATTCCGGTGGGGTCGCCGTTCAGTCACCTTGAAGCGGCGTCGTTTATGTACAACGACTGTCTTTGCGGCAAACCTTTGAGGGCTTGTTTAAAAAACTGA